ATCAACTCAGCAACAACCAACCACTGACTGGTGTAGAGAAATACATCCGTAACAGTGCTGGCACCAAACCACTGACTGGTGTAGAGCGCTATATCCGTAGCAAGTCTTAAAGCGCTACGCAAGCAAACAGCTACATTACGACGCAGCAATGCTCGCATTGCTATGGCGTCGTAATTTTTGCCGGCATTGGCCGGCAATTTTAACTGGGCCGCCCAACCCGACAGACTTTTAAATATTCGTTTAAAAAAGGTACTCAAATGGCGAACTTACTTGATCAATTGAAGCAAATGACCATTGTTGTTGCAGACACTGGTGATATTCAAGCCATCGAAAAATATACACCACGTGATGCGACAACCAACCCATCACTCATTACCGCAGCCGCGCAAATGCCACAATATCAGGCTATCGTAGATGATACGTTGAAAGCAGCGCGTCAATCCCTGGGAGCAAGTGCGGATGCCAAAGAAGTCGCTACCCTGGCGTTTGATCGTCTGGCCGTTTCTTTTGGTTTGAAAATTCTGGAAATCATTCCTGGTCGTGTCTCAACTGAAGTTGATGCGCGTCTGTCTTACGATACAGAAGCAACCATCGCCAAAGGGCGTGAAATCATTGCGCAATATGAAGCAGCGGGTGTATCTAAAGATCGTATCCTGATTAAAATCGCGTCAACCTGGGAAGGTATTCAGGCTGCTGCGGTGCTGGAAAAAGAAAACATTCACTGTAATTTGACATTGCTGTTCGGTCTGCACCAGGCAATTGCTTGCGCAGAAAACGGTATCACACTGATTTCACCATTCGTTGGCCGCATTCTTGACTGGTACAAAAAAGATACCGGTCGTGATTCATATGCTTCTCATGAAGATCCAGGTGTACTTTCTGTCACCGAAATCTATAGCTACTACAAAAAGTTTGGCTATAACACTGAAGTCATGGGCGCCAGCTTCCGTAATGTGGGTGAAATCACTGAACTGGCCGGTGTTGACTTGCTGACCATTTCGCCTGCTCTGTTAGATGAGTTGCAAAAAACAGAAGGCACGCTGGAACGTAAACTGTCTCCAGAGAAAGCAGCCAATGCCAACATCGATAAAATCAGTATCGATAAAGCCACTTTCGACAAAATGCATGATGAAAACCGCATGGCGGCAGAGAAATTGTCCGAAGGCATTGATGGTTTTGCTAAGGCGCTGGAAACCTTGGAAGAACTGCTGGCATCACGTCTGGCAGAGCTGGAAAGCTAATCGAACATCATTAGCACCCGTCCGGTCGGTTGAACTACCCGACCGGACAACACAGTCTTTTGGAACAGCACGCTGTTCTAATTGCTGATAAGAAAAACCCGTTAACCATAATGGGATCATTTTTTAACTTTAGGAGTAAACAACATGGCTGAAATTCAAATGGCTCTGGACTCACTGGATTTTGACGCAACAATGGCGCTGGCTGAACAAGTCGCTCCTTACGTCGATATTCTGGAAATTGGTACCCCTTGCATCAAATACAACGGTCTGAAACTGGTTAAAGCACTGAAAGCTGCTCACCCAGACAAGAAAATCCTGGTTGACCTGAAAACAATGGATGCGGGCGAATACGAAGCCACTCCTTTCTTTGAAGCTGGTGGTGACATCACAACTGTTCTGGGCGCTTCTGATATGGCGACCATGAAAG
The genomic region above belongs to Methylophaga frappieri and contains:
- a CDS encoding transaldolase, with amino-acid sequence MANLLDQLKQMTIVVADTGDIQAIEKYTPRDATTNPSLITAAAQMPQYQAIVDDTLKAARQSLGASADAKEVATLAFDRLAVSFGLKILEIIPGRVSTEVDARLSYDTEATIAKGREIIAQYEAAGVSKDRILIKIASTWEGIQAAAVLEKENIHCNLTLLFGLHQAIACAENGITLISPFVGRILDWYKKDTGRDSYASHEDPGVLSVTEIYSYYKKFGYNTEVMGASFRNVGEITELAGVDLLTISPALLDELQKTEGTLERKLSPEKAANANIDKISIDKATFDKMHDENRMAAEKLSEGIDGFAKALETLEELLASRLAELES